A region of Anguilla rostrata isolate EN2019 chromosome 10, ASM1855537v3, whole genome shotgun sequence DNA encodes the following proteins:
- the LOC135233511 gene encoding E3 ubiquitin-protein ligase KCMF1-like isoform X1: MQQLSVCTAVTDGEGEVKSWKLRILHEKRRKRDRVTASVLKSSILLCDPCPGARGGGCVSVCMMSRHEGVSCDACLKGNFRGRRYKCLICYDYDLCASCYESGATTTRHTTEHPMQCILTRVDFDLYYGGEAFSVEQPQSFTCPYCGRMGYTETSLQEHVTSEHAETSTEVICPICAALPGGDPNHVTDDFAAHLTLEHRAPRDLDESSGVRHVRRMFHPGRGLGGPRARRSNMHFTSSSTGGLSTSQSSSYSPSNREAMDPIAELLSQLSGVRRSAQLNSAGPSASQLQQLQMQLQLERQQAQAARQQLETARNATRRGNPGNISTTVTQTSSNANPAPSDSAPPASHSSQFLLSRLNEPKMSEAERQALESERADRSLFVQELLLSTLVREESSSDEDERRDFADFGAMGCVDIMPLDVALENLNLRESGRGGKEPPAPPL, from the exons ATGCAGCAGCTCTCCGTCTGTACAGCGGTGACAGACGGCGAGGGGGAGGTAAAGAGCTGGAAGCTCAGGATCCTTCatgagaaaagaagaaaaagagaccGAGTCACGGCTTCAGTTCTCAAAAGCAGTATCCTTTTGTGTGATCCGTGCCCGGGAGCCCGAGGAGGGGGCTGTGTCAGCGTCTGTATGATGTCCCGACATGAAG GTGTCAGCTGTGATGCGTGTTTGAAAGGAAACTTTAGGGGACGCAGATACAAGTGTTTAATTTGCTACGACTACGACCTGTGTGCATCGTGCTACGAGAGCGGAGCCACCACCACCAGACACACGACAGAGCACCCCATGCAGTGTATATTAACCAGGGTAGATTTCG ACTTGTATTACGGTGGGGAGGCTTTCTCAGTTGAGCAGCCGCAGTCCTTTACCTGTCCGTACTGTGGAAGAATGGGGTACACAGAAACATCTCTACAGGAACATGTCACTTCAGAACACGCAGAGACCTCCACAGAAGTG ATCTGTCCCATCTGTGCAGCGCTACCAGGAGGTGATCCCAATCATGTGACAGATGACTTTGCTGCACATCTCACACTCGAACACAGAGCACCTAGAGATTTA GATGAATCGAGCGGAGTTCGGCATGTGCGCCGGATGTTTCACCCTGGCCGGGGTCTAGGGGGGCCACGGGCACGCCGATCCAACATGCACTTTACCAGCAGCTCCACCGGGGGGCTCTCCACCTCCCAGAGCTCCTCCTACTCTCCAAGCAACAGGGAAGCTATGGACCCCATCGCAG agctgTTATCGCAGCTGTCGGGCGTGCGGCGCTCTGCGCAGCTGAACTCGGCCGGTCCGTCTGCGTCGCAGCTGCAGCAGTTGCagatgcagctgcagctggagcgGCAGCAGGCGCAGGCGGCGCGGCAGCAGCTGGAGACGGCGCGCAACGCCACGCGTCGCGGTAACCCCGGCAACATCAGCACCACCGTCACGCAGACCAGCAGCAACgccaaccccgccccctccgacAGCGCCCCACCCGCCTCCCACAGTTCCCAGTTCCTCCTTAGCAG gcTGAACGAGCCCAAGATGTCGGAGGCGGAGCGGCAGGCGCTGGAGAGCGAGCGGGCCGACCGAAGCCTCTTCgtgcaggagctgctgctgtCCACGCTGGTGCGCGAGGAGAGCTCCTCCGACGAGGACGAGCGCCGGGACTTCGCCGACTTCGGGGCCATGGGCTGCGTGGACATCATGCCCCTGGACGTGGCCCTAGAGAACCTgaacctgagagagagcggTCGAGGAGGCAAggagccccccgccccgcccctttga
- the LOC135233511 gene encoding E3 ubiquitin-protein ligase KCMF1-like isoform X2, protein MFGTLISFMFPGYVRCSVGVSCDACLKGNFRGRRYKCLICYDYDLCASCYESGATTTRHTTEHPMQCILTRVDFDLYYGGEAFSVEQPQSFTCPYCGRMGYTETSLQEHVTSEHAETSTEVICPICAALPGGDPNHVTDDFAAHLTLEHRAPRDLDESSGVRHVRRMFHPGRGLGGPRARRSNMHFTSSSTGGLSTSQSSSYSPSNREAMDPIAELLSQLSGVRRSAQLNSAGPSASQLQQLQMQLQLERQQAQAARQQLETARNATRRGNPGNISTTVTQTSSNANPAPSDSAPPASHSSQFLLSRLNEPKMSEAERQALESERADRSLFVQELLLSTLVREESSSDEDERRDFADFGAMGCVDIMPLDVALENLNLRESGRGGKEPPAPPL, encoded by the exons ATGTTTGGAACACTGATAAGCTTTATGTTTCCAGGTTACGTTAGGTGCTCTGTAG GTGTCAGCTGTGATGCGTGTTTGAAAGGAAACTTTAGGGGACGCAGATACAAGTGTTTAATTTGCTACGACTACGACCTGTGTGCATCGTGCTACGAGAGCGGAGCCACCACCACCAGACACACGACAGAGCACCCCATGCAGTGTATATTAACCAGGGTAGATTTCG ACTTGTATTACGGTGGGGAGGCTTTCTCAGTTGAGCAGCCGCAGTCCTTTACCTGTCCGTACTGTGGAAGAATGGGGTACACAGAAACATCTCTACAGGAACATGTCACTTCAGAACACGCAGAGACCTCCACAGAAGTG ATCTGTCCCATCTGTGCAGCGCTACCAGGAGGTGATCCCAATCATGTGACAGATGACTTTGCTGCACATCTCACACTCGAACACAGAGCACCTAGAGATTTA GATGAATCGAGCGGAGTTCGGCATGTGCGCCGGATGTTTCACCCTGGCCGGGGTCTAGGGGGGCCACGGGCACGCCGATCCAACATGCACTTTACCAGCAGCTCCACCGGGGGGCTCTCCACCTCCCAGAGCTCCTCCTACTCTCCAAGCAACAGGGAAGCTATGGACCCCATCGCAG agctgTTATCGCAGCTGTCGGGCGTGCGGCGCTCTGCGCAGCTGAACTCGGCCGGTCCGTCTGCGTCGCAGCTGCAGCAGTTGCagatgcagctgcagctggagcgGCAGCAGGCGCAGGCGGCGCGGCAGCAGCTGGAGACGGCGCGCAACGCCACGCGTCGCGGTAACCCCGGCAACATCAGCACCACCGTCACGCAGACCAGCAGCAACgccaaccccgccccctccgacAGCGCCCCACCCGCCTCCCACAGTTCCCAGTTCCTCCTTAGCAG gcTGAACGAGCCCAAGATGTCGGAGGCGGAGCGGCAGGCGCTGGAGAGCGAGCGGGCCGACCGAAGCCTCTTCgtgcaggagctgctgctgtCCACGCTGGTGCGCGAGGAGAGCTCCTCCGACGAGGACGAGCGCCGGGACTTCGCCGACTTCGGGGCCATGGGCTGCGTGGACATCATGCCCCTGGACGTGGCCCTAGAGAACCTgaacctgagagagagcggTCGAGGAGGCAAggagccccccgccccgcccctttga